In the Brassica napus cultivar Da-Ae chromosome A7, Da-Ae, whole genome shotgun sequence genome, one interval contains:
- the LOC111199293 gene encoding eukaryotic translation initiation factor 3 subunit J-like, which translates to MDDWEDEQLAPIPAKVELKSNWDDEDVDENDIKDSWDDDDDVDEPAPVKPATEKTPPKKAASKAVEKKGKAADVPKQAPKEEPLDPISEKLRMQRLVEEADYKATAELFGTKDEEKKLDVFIPKSESDFLEYAEMISHKLKPYEKSYHYIALLKAVMRLSVTNMKAADVKDVASSVTAIANEKLKAEKEAAAGRKKTGGKKKQLIVDKANDDLVAGPYDAMDDFDFM; encoded by the exons ATGGATGATTGGG AGGATGAGCAACTTGCACCAATTCCAGCTAAAGTTGAGCTTAAAAGTAACTGGGACGACGAGGATGTAGATGAGAATGATATTAAGGACTCTTgggatgacgatgatgatgttGACGAACCTGCTCCTGTTAAGCCTGCTACGGAGAAGACTCCTCCTAAGAAAGCAGCATCCAAAGCTGTTGAAAAGAAGGGTAAAGCAGCCGATGTTCCAAAACAAGCACCAAAGGAAGAACCTTTAGATCCCATCTCTGAGAAACTTCGCATGCAGAG GCTTGTTGAAGAAGCTGACTACAAGGCAACTGCTGAGCTATTTGGAACGAAGGATGAAGAGAAAAAACTTGATGTGTTCATCCCCAAGTCTGAAAGCGATTTTTTGGAATATGCTGAAATGATTTCTCATAAGCTTAAACCATATGAG AAAAGTTATCATTATATTGCGCTACTCAAAGCAGTCATGAGACTTTCCGTGACCAACATGAAGGCAGCAGATGTTAAAGATGTTGCTTCCTCCGTTACAGCTATAGCTAATGAAAAACTCAAGGCAGAGAAAGAAGCTGCTGCTGGCAGAAAGAAGACTG GTGGGAAAAAGAAACAACTGATTGTAGATAAGGCCAATGACGATCTAGTGGCTGGTCCTTATGATGCCATGGACGATTTCGACTTCATGTAG